In the Primulina tabacum isolate GXHZ01 chromosome 15, ASM2559414v2, whole genome shotgun sequence genome, TCGGTAAACATTCAAGATGAATCGGCCCATCAAAAACAACACCAACTTGCTGTATAGCATTAATTAATGGTgggttattttttaaaaaagaaatttgattttaatcgcCATGGTTAGTTTATGATTACGGATTCTGAatcttttttcttcttcttcttctttttgagGTTGTCgtgtaaatttttttgtttttttgttttttaagttACAGTTTGTTGTTGAATTTCTAGTAATTTACAatgtatattatatttattttattgtgcaTACAGATTTATTTCTTGCAGTTCACAAGAATTTAGTGATCTAGTCGAGCTAGCTAGTTATAAAATCTCACATGATTTATACATATTTACGTGTTTGTGTGCGGATTTTCAAGTTTTCATGAAACTTTTTTTAGGGGAGAAAGTTTTCATGAAACTTATGGTATTctcataattatatatatacatcagtACATGTGTGTGACCAATGGCGGAGCGAAATATGGTCTACTTAGACTATAATTTTCAACTAtagaatattttaatattttaaattgatctacccgtATTAATATCAAATTAATCCAATATTATACAAAACTTACacataagtttttttaaaagaaattggACCACCCGGGCACAATGAATGTAGCTCCGCcactctgtgtgtgtgtgtttttatttttattttttttttgagatttcCTAACTATGGGATAAGGAGGGCTCGAACATGAGCCGCTTACAGAGGAAAGTGGGTGAGACCACTTGAGCCGAAGGCCAGTCTCGCCAATGTGTGTGTCTTAATCACGTgttcttcaatttttttcaaatataaattACATATTCAATATATCTTGTGATCGAAATGGAGCTTGTCGTTAATTCTCATGCATCCATTGTAGCATATATGTAGGATCGAACGTTTGCAGCTTTaacaaaagctatagctagtggtaattgtgcaactcaaatatttaaaattatacagCAACACAAGCAACACATTTTGATTGACGTACTAGCAATGATGACAATTATTGCACTAATTAATCTTGAAAGGGTGTTGTTGATCATAAAAGAACAAGAAATAAAAGGGGTGTGTTCAATAAGgagatttattgacttttaattacttttgtagattttaaaagtctagatgtattcaattaagatttttacatactctatagaagtctagtggtattcaaaatagactttcataaagttttaaaaagtcaagtggtattcaacattaacttttaaaaactctataaaagtctataggtattcaaattttccataaacttttaataacttcatggaattcattaacatacaaacattaaagcctaaggtacaactataaattgtaaaaaattgtatttggttcaacccaaagatttaaatggatttttaaaacttttaactcatacacaagctatttatttttctctctgTCGCTTCACATCATATCTCTTCTTATATTCTCTACTCTCATATATCTCTATCACTctatcaaattttcgaaatgtatctcaatatatattttcatcttttcttttcaaatttttcgtTTTTTGTTGATTGttcatttataattttttattttaatatcacagGACATTTTGAATTATAGAattgattttgtaatttttaattattatttatacaaattaatgtaatattcaataataataaaagatgatccaaaaaaatgttgtttaattcttaataattgaatagtcTCGTAACaaccatgattttttaaattcattttagcattttcaattaatatataagctatgatatttttatacaaaattatattcacacaataataataatattcttttcacatgtatattatcaatttaaaaataaggttacagattaatcaattgatgtattttaaaaaatttccaaacatGCATACAAACCCACATATATGCACATGTAaagattaaattatttaatttttaaataattaaatttatttattagtataaatattgaaaaataatttcaaattgaatatgttatatatgtcaattaattattggttcaaataaattaataaaaaaataatatgttatgaTTAAGTACAAAATctataaaattctataaaaaaaagttcacgaaagtttataaaaatcttgcaaaaaagtcTATATAAATCCACATAAATGTgtttataaatctgtgagattctgtaaaattcaataaaaatatatcaaatccataaaagtctatcatttgaaaaagtcattaaaactctgaattgaatacaccccACTAAATTACGATGTGTATATCTGAGGTTAGTGTTGTGTTTGGGTATTGTCAACATCAGCACACATGTAGCGGAAACTAATTATTAACACACACATTAACTATAATAACATGAATAAGACAGATTTAATTATGTATGAGTATACTTGTACAAAGCCTCGTGGCAAATGTTATtactagaaaaacttgtaaatcgtttacaaaaaTTAATGCTAGTGACAAgcataaaataatattcattGACAACCCAAGAAAATAAATTGCATCTAAAACCACTCAATAAAACCACATATGCAAGTCTTGTGTCGCATAAAACAAAAACTGCCAAGACTGTTCAAGCAACAGTACTCTACACGAGTGTTGTCCTTCGATCGTCTTCAACACGGATCAGCAACACAACAAAGTGATCAATCGATCACACAAAGCTTCAGAGTAAATATGTGTTTTACTCTCGTGCTTTCTTCTCTGCATAAACTCCTCTCTCAAAAACCCCTTATAATATCTATTGTTGAATGTGTGTCTTCCAAAAGCAAGGCTACTGGATGCAACAAATAAGAAGTTCAAGAAACATGTTAACCAACAAGGGTGGTCAGTTAGGAAGGAAAAAGTCTCTCGGATAAGGAGGCGTGATATATATCTTCCTACGATCATTGTGGAAATAACACGACGCTCGTCCAGACTCTACATAGAAACCAACAAGGGATACTCCAAACAAGATAACAAGATAGAACAAATAGATCAAGAGATATAGGCTTGATTATAATTTCTTTTCTTACTATGAGAGAATTGAAAGTCTTGTATGATGTGATCTGTGCAGAGAGATATATATTGAAGAATAAAAGTTGGCTGTTCTCCCGTGGACGTAGACTGCATTGTAGCCGAACCACGTAAATTTCCCTTGTATTCTTTATTATTCTGGGTTCCTTTTCTTTTGTGATTCTTCATAGAGTTCGATTGcaatcaaaaaccgaaatacaatTCAACAATATAGAGATAAATCAAGCATAATTTTATGatctaaaaaggaaaaaatttagATAGAGAATATCAATATCAACAAATaatttagaaataaaatattcctttcagttcatataataattataattataattataataaattggcaCGTATAATTAATCATTGTTATtgttaaaacaattattaaataataacagATAATAATACTATAttgataataaataattaataacatTAGTAGTATCtagtataataattaataactaaaaaaACCATAAATTTTTGTGTGTGTAAAACCTCATAAAATCTCAGTATAATTGACACGATTGTATaaataattttcaatatataaaaTTCAAACCAGATTGTCTGAAGAATCTTTTACAATATAATTAACATTTGACATATGTGTCACTTGTGAATGGAGAATATTGAGATATTATGAACCTCGATTTTCCGTCATTCTGAAATAAATTGTCAAAATAGTAAGTtagtacaaaatattttaacaaaaaatgaaataatacatataaaaataaaatttaaaaagttattaagtataaattaaaaaataataaaaattattaaatgtacacaatcaaaaaattcaaatctTCACTTACAAATAGATAAATTCTTTTGCTTGTTTcttcctttgattattttaCTTTGCATACGCataaaaactttatttataataaaaaaaagctCAATGAATGGTCGAAATTATTAAACCCATTGCGTCCACTTACACGTACAATTTATTGCTGCTTACGCTGCACTGGAAAAGCTGCAGCGGTCCTTTGCTCCAAAACCGGACCATCCAcattagaaaaattatttaaaaaaaaaaaattaacataaaaaaacCCTTTGCCCGCCCCGCCGCATGTACTCTCGATCCAGCGGGATCCATACCCCGGCCCGCCACCAAACCCGGCAGAGGCGGCGCTCGCAAAAATCAAGCCAGCCGTTCAAATTAGGGATAAAAAAGCGCACGTTAACGTCCCTCCACCACCCTTGGTGCACGTTAGCCTTCCCACCCTAAGCGGTGGCCACTCATCCATCTAGATCCCCAAGTCAGCCCAGCCGCCGCCCCTGCTCTTCTCTTTTAACATCCTTACCCCACCCACCCTCTGTCATTCATTATGCCCTTACAACCACCCTCTCCTCCACTACCCTCCGCCACATCTATTATCCTACGCACATCTCACCATGGCTACCACCATATCCCCTTCCTCTTCCTCCCCCCATGATGATGACAATATCCCCACCGCCACTCTTGCCCTCCCCTCCATCGCTATTGCCGCCCCTACGACTCGCCGCCTCCCGCCGCCGTGCTGGTCACCGGAGGAAACTCTTGTCCTCATCGACGCCTACAAAGAAAAGTGGTACTCTCTGAACCGCGGAAACCTCAGGGCCAACCACTGGCAAGAGGTGGCCGATCATGTCGCGTCACGTTTCCACGCCAGCCCCTCCAAGACCGCCGTGCAGTGTCGGCACAAGATGGAGAAGCTTCGAAAGCGATACCGCGCCGAGATCCAGAGAGCCGCCGCACACGGAGGCGTCCGCCGCTTCTCCTCGTCGTGGGCTCACTTCCAGAGCATGCACGCCATGGAAAAGGGTCATAGTAACCCCACTCCACCTTCCTCCGACGATGAAGAAGATGATTTTGGCCATAGAAACAGCGTCAAGCGCATTAACGATCTGTATCGTAAGAATCAGAAGGGTGTCGATATTTTCGATAATCAAGGCCCTGCAGGTAATGGGTCTTCATCTGGGTTTCGGATCAAGATCCCCGGTATGGTATCAGCCGGGCCCGACATGTCCAAAGCGTACGGTGGATTCAACGACATCGAtggtcaatatcataataaccCTAACCCTAGATTTACTAATTCTGTTGCTACTGGCTACGGGACTACTAGTAAGGTTCTGAAGGATGGGTTTCTTAGGAATAGTGAATCAGGGAAGCGTGCTGCTCAGATTTCAATCGAAAAAATAGATGATGCTGCTGGTGTTGGTGAGATTGTGGAGGCTATACAAGCCCTAGGAGAGGGGATTATGAGAACGGAGAAGGTAAAAATGGATATGGCCCGGCAGATGGAGAAATTGAGAATGCAGATGGAGTTGAAGAGGACGGAAATGATACTTGAATCGCAACAGAGGATCGTGGAGGCATTTGCTAAAACAATATCTGAGAGACGCGCCAAAAAGGCGAAGAAATTGTCATCTCCTGAGCACGAAAGTTGAGTAGGAGCTAGATTATGATTACTTTTGAAGATAGTGATCTCTTTTGTGCTCAACATCCGAGTGGAGTTGATATTGTTTCTTTATTGGTACCTTAGTGCTAAAAATGGATTTTGGAGCTAGAATTTGAGTTGCTTCTTTGCTAGGGATTTGGTATTGCTTTATGCACTGTACACTGGTTGAGCAAAGAGTGTCGAATATGTTGAACTATGCATCTCTTTATGTTGGTAACTGGAAAGTTCAAATTTCTTTGTTTCATTTTGCCTAGGCATGAGGAAGCCGATTAGGGATATGTTATGGCTTGTTCCTAAGTTGATTAGCTTAACTTTGCTCTGTGTCTAAAAGCTATGTTTTTATTTGAATGTGTACGTTAGAGCTGGTCGTTCTTCAATATGTGAAACTCGACCTAACTTGAAGTTATGAATGTGTATTTCACGATCTTTGTGGGTAACGGAGACCGAGACCCGTTTTTAGCATGATATTACCTTCATTTCTGTCAAAGTGGGAGAAGTAGACAACTGTGTGTGTGAATGGGAGATATTTGCAAAAGAACAGAGAGGTTGAAGTTGAAAAAGGAATTTAACCCCGGCCTGTTCCTTATAACAGGG is a window encoding:
- the LOC142527193 gene encoding uncharacterized protein LOC142527193; translated protein: MATTISPSSSSPHDDDNIPTATLALPSIAIAAPTTRRLPPPCWSPEETLVLIDAYKEKWYSLNRGNLRANHWQEVADHVASRFHASPSKTAVQCRHKMEKLRKRYRAEIQRAAAHGGVRRFSSSWAHFQSMHAMEKGHSNPTPPSSDDEEDDFGHRNSVKRINDLYRKNQKGVDIFDNQGPAGNGSSSGFRIKIPGMVSAGPDMSKAYGGFNDIDGQYHNNPNPRFTNSVATGYGTTSKVLKDGFLRNSESGKRAAQISIEKIDDAAGVGEIVEAIQALGEGIMRTEKVKMDMARQMEKLRMQMELKRTEMILESQQRIVEAFAKTISERRAKKAKKLSSPEHES